The following proteins come from a genomic window of Halictus rubicundus isolate RS-2024b chromosome 8, iyHalRubi1_principal, whole genome shotgun sequence:
- the LOC143356040 gene encoding uncharacterized protein LOC143356040, whose amino-acid sequence MGNGVIPLVVVAMVPIIAGTIGQRALGKRNANSIDYPDYSTKYDEYPVVVPKRAALLFDQLMVALQKVVDNQNRGELGNGRSYARSSAPHIPVDESQIISTGDEQTVKMDLQRRGQSKGRVYWRCYFNAVTCFKRK is encoded by the exons aTGGGCAACGGCGTGATACCATTAGTGGTGGTGGCCATGGTGCCCATCATCGCCGGCACCATAGGACAACGAGCCCTTGGAAAACGGAACGCGAACAGCATCGATTATCCAGACTATTCGACCAAGTACGACGAGTATCCG GTGGTGGTGCCGAAAAGGGCGGCTCTTTTATTCGACCAGCTGATGGTCGCGCTACAAAAAGTAGTCGACAATCAGAACAGGGGCGAGCTGGGTAACGGCAGATCGTATGCGAGATCCTCAGCCCCCCACATCCCAGTCGACGAATCGCAGATCATTTCCACCGGGGACGAGCAAACGGTGAAG ATGGACCTGCAGCGACGCGGCCAGTCGAAAGGACGCGTTTACTGGCGGTGCTACTTCAACGCGGTGACGTGCTTCAAGAGAAAGTGA